Proteins encoded in a region of the Ferrimicrobium sp. genome:
- a CDS encoding carbon storage regulator yields the protein MLVITRKEGQRVRIDSDIVLTIVEVNGGSVRIGIEAPLNIRIERPVDDQPEAADGVLSG from the coding sequence ATGCTTGTTATCACGCGTAAAGAAGGTCAGCGAGTACGAATTGACAGCGATATTGTGCTGACGATCGTCGAGGTGAACGGTGGTTCGGTGCGCATTGGCATCGAAGCACCACTGAACATTCGCATTGAGAGGCCAGTTGATGATCAACCAGAAGCCGCGGACGGGGTCTTGAGCGGGTGA
- a CDS encoding DJ-1/PfpI family protein, whose protein sequence is MNQQPLQVGMVLFEDFELLDVTGPLEILGKLPEAFAITLIGQERKPVSSVQGVSIMPTATMSEAPSVDLLMVPGGMGTRRLVNDEALIDWLGSYGRQASLVASICTGAALLARAHLLDGYRATTNKRAMEWVQEVAPNISFEPRARWVNDRDRWTSSGVAAGMDMTLALVAHLLGETQAREVASAIEYEWNDDPDHDPFAKDEDHEGLRGSQAVLTVFRSRLKPDHQDYELVADDLEQLARNQPGFRFFKTYQAQDGERCSIVVFDSEESQRAWRVNPRHLEAQRRAARDFYSEFSVQVGSLLREMKVKEPQA, encoded by the coding sequence TTGAACCAACAACCCTTACAAGTGGGGATGGTCCTCTTTGAGGACTTCGAGCTGCTCGATGTCACAGGCCCCCTGGAGATCCTCGGGAAGCTTCCCGAAGCATTCGCGATCACGTTGATTGGCCAAGAACGCAAACCCGTTAGCAGCGTTCAAGGGGTCTCCATCATGCCCACGGCCACGATGTCGGAGGCACCGAGCGTTGATCTCTTGATGGTTCCGGGAGGAATGGGTACGCGCAGATTGGTCAACGACGAGGCATTGATCGACTGGCTAGGCTCCTACGGACGCCAAGCATCACTCGTCGCCTCGATCTGTACCGGTGCAGCCCTGCTGGCAAGAGCTCACCTCTTAGATGGCTACCGTGCAACCACCAACAAGCGTGCCATGGAGTGGGTCCAAGAGGTGGCCCCAAACATCAGCTTTGAACCAAGGGCCCGGTGGGTGAATGATCGAGACCGGTGGACCTCCTCGGGGGTGGCTGCCGGCATGGATATGACGCTCGCCTTGGTGGCTCATCTCTTGGGTGAGACCCAAGCGCGAGAGGTGGCCAGTGCGATTGAATACGAGTGGAATGATGACCCAGATCACGATCCCTTTGCCAAGGATGAGGACCACGAGGGACTCCGGGGTTCCCAAGCGGTTCTGACGGTCTTTCGCTCCCGCCTCAAACCAGATCACCAAGACTACGAACTCGTCGCTGACGATCTCGAGCAGCTTGCCCGGAACCAACCCGGGTTTCGATTCTTTAAGACCTACCAAGCCCAAGATGGTGAGCGATGCTCAATCGTAGTGTTCGACAGTGAGGAGTCCCAAAGAGCTTGGAGAGTCAACCCCCGCCACCTTGAGGCCCAACGGCGTGCGGCTCGTGACTTCTACTCTGAGTTCTCGGTCCAGGTCGGTAGTCTCCTTCGGGAAATGAAGGTGAAGGAACCCCAAGCCTGA
- a CDS encoding DUF4440 domain-containing protein, translated as MVTPEDLAEVVRRERQLLDPSVRAVGDSVAELLHPDFVEYGASGRIWDSAAITSALKADPGVSGEAVEFSPVALSEDVVLLTYRIVGTPGSLRSSVWVKDSLSSWRIRFHQGTRLATD; from the coding sequence GTGGTAACACCCGAGGATCTAGCTGAAGTAGTACGCCGTGAACGGCAACTGCTCGACCCATCAGTGCGCGCGGTGGGCGACTCTGTGGCAGAACTCCTGCATCCTGACTTTGTTGAGTACGGGGCATCCGGTCGCATCTGGGACTCCGCTGCCATCACATCTGCTCTCAAGGCCGACCCGGGAGTGTCCGGGGAGGCCGTGGAGTTTTCGCCCGTTGCTCTGTCGGAGGATGTCGTGCTACTGACTTATCGCATCGTCGGGACACCAGGGTCTCTTCGGAGTTCGGTTTGGGTGAAGGATTCGCTGTCTTCCTGGCGCATTCGGTTTCATCAGGGGACCCGGCTGGCCACTGATTGA